Part of the Mauremys mutica isolate MM-2020 ecotype Southern chromosome 1, ASM2049712v1, whole genome shotgun sequence genome is shown below.
ATATATGAAGATAAGAACACAAGAGCTGCCAtatggatcagaccaatggtccatctagcccagaatcttgtctcccaacagtggccagtaccagagcttcagggataGCGTACAGAACAGCGCGATTTTGGAGTGATCCACTCCTGTCTTCCACTCTAGAGCTAAACACACTTGAACTGGACTGTGCATCTGTAATTGTAGTGTAGTAGATAGGCATAAATTAGTGGAAAAGAATTGCTTTAATTAAAGTGGACTTCACTGTATTAAACATTTATCATGTGTGTTTATGTTACAGTTCCTGTGACCAGAGTAATTAATTGGGTAATCTTGGTGGATAAAAATTGATATCCAATTTCTGTAACTtttttaaaccccccccccccccaaagtgtcTGATTTGAAAGACACAgtaaagttttatttttgaaacCAGCATTAATGCGACAGTAAGACAGATTTTAATCATCCACAAGTTGAGAATCTCTCAAATATAGAGCCAGATTTTGACCTCTGTTATATTGGGGGTACATCCAGAGACAGTCTGCTTAAGCTGTTCAACTTGTTTTTGGATTTATATTGGTGTCAGTGAAATCAGGTCTGGCCTATAGCTTCCACCACAGTTTTAACTCTGTCTTGCACATACTGTTCACCTTTCtaaatggtgtgtgtgtttgctcagtGTTGTGTAGTCATACAAAGCAGGCTGTTGTAACACATGTGCTTGTGGGGCCAGAGGGAGGTTGCCAGGGAAACTGTAGGTCAAGCTAAGCACTGATATAAGGAGCGGTACGCTATAATAAACTATACTTCGGGTGTAAGTTAGTCAGAAAACAGGTATATGTGGCAAGCAGTGTTACTTATGtttaaggccctaccaaattcacggtccgttatggtcaatttcatggccataggatttgaaaattgataaatttcacattttcaggtgtttaaatctgaaatttcatggtggtgtaaccatgggggtcccgacccaaaatGGGATTGTGGTAGGTGTCACAAAGTTGTTTGGGGCTTGCAGGATTGTCACCCTAACTTCTGTGATGCCTTCAGAGcctagcacatccctcggcccgcaccgcttcccacagcccccattggcctggagcggcgaaccgcggccagtgggagccatgatcggccgaacttgtggacgcggcaggtaaacaaaccggcctggaccgccagaggctttccctgaacaagcgtcggcctgactttgagaagcactgtacTAGATAGAAAGATTCAGTACATGAAAGACAACTGTAAAATATCAGATTCTGCTTCAGATAGTTTTTTCTCAATAATCTTTGGGCCATTGtatttgctttctataaatatatgCTGTGCCATTTTTAATTACTGGATTGTTTTAGAGCCATAAAATCTAATATGCCTAAAGATTAATGTTTTTAGTTAAATTCATAGGTAATTTAACAAAACTTTTGCTGTGACAGATAAATAGTAAAGAACTCGTATTTCTTGTAATATTTTCTCATGGCCCTGTTTCCTCTATATGTTGCACAGTATCTTCTGTATCATAACAtctaaattaattttttattttcttagcaATAGAATTTGGTGATGACAGCATGAATGATGCAAAGAACCTCCTTCAGGCCATCTCTTCTTTTATTAGTGATGCAAATGCTTATATGAAAGGACAGCTGGTGTGTGACCCCATTAAGGAAGATGTACTGTGGGAGATGTGAgtgcaaatatatatattgtatCACTTGAAGATTCTGATTATATGAATGGTAATTTGTGAACTCCTGATTGATTATGAGGGATTGAACTCTATGCCACATTGCATGTCATTAAAAAGCTGTACAAAAATCCATCTGGTCAAGATAAAGGGGGAGAGTGAGAAGCAATATCCTCTTCCTTTTCACTTTCcaattgcttttttcccctttcttcctttAGCTGATGCACTTGTGCATAGTCTGCCACGCTCTGATGCATGGTGTGTATGTAGTGTAGCCTTACCTAGGTTCCTTTGCTCCTCTTGACTGACATAACCTCTCAATTGAGTTCTGacatggaggagaggagagagtggGATGTGGAGAGGGCCAGAAAAAAGGTGGTATAGGGAAGAATGAGATCACAGCGGGGTGGGGCAGACCCTGAAAAGACAGAGAGTGATTTTGCTGTGAATGAGACAGAAGGTGATAGGGAGCTGAGGCTGGCAAGATTGTGGTCCTGAAGGGCAAGTGGACAGGTCATAGTTGAGAGAAGGTGAATGAGCTCGGTATGCTGCTGAGAGAGTGTCTCTGGCCAAACAGGAGGATGTCAGCAGCTGGTGGCAGCCAGTTGAGGAAAGTTAAGGCAGTCCGGTATTGTAGTGTTTGGGACAGGAGGAAAGGAAGCCAAAAGGGGATGTCAGTGAAGAATTTATAGAATAAATGAATTTGGGTGCCAGCAATGTAAAAGGGGCTGAGATTAAACAGGCGAGTGATGTTAATGATGGGGTAGTGGTAGATACACGAGAAGGGACCCTACTGGTGACCTCAAGAGCAACAATCTGTCATAGAGATTGGcagcctttggcacgcggcccatcacaGAAAGCCGCTGGTGAGCCGAGATGGTTTgcttacctgcagcatccacaggttcggccaatcgcagctcccactggctgcggttcgcagctccaggccaatgggggctgcgggaagcagcgcaggccaagggatgtgctggccgctgcttcccgcagcccccattggcctggattgATGAACTGCAGCCTGTAGGAGCTGCGATCGgtcaaacctgcagacgctgcagttaaacaaaccgtcccagcctgccagcggctttccctgatgggccgcgtgctaaaggttgctgatccctgctctgtCATCTCATGAGCAATTGCCACCAGACACAGAATGACTATAAAGGGAGGAGCAAAACAGAGTTAGAAGGGAGACAGAGATGCCAGCATAATGTTTGAGGCTCTCAAGAAGGCTGTGGTGCAATCATTCCTGTCAGATGACGTACTGAGGTCAGTGGGAATAAACAGAGGGTTGATAAGCAGTGTAGGAAAGGAGGCCATTGACAGCCACACACTGTTTACAAGTTGCCATTTATCCCCTTTTACTAATAAATGCAGTGGTAGCATTGATTCTTCcactgggggagagaggccaagagCACCTCCCAAATTGACACCCCGAAGCTTCTCTGTAACAAAGGGCCTTCAGGCCTTTCCCTCTGAGCCAGGCATTGCACAGACGCGGTGTTGGAGTCCCACTAGCGCCGCAAATGAGAAAAGAGAGCCTGCTCCTCAACCTGTGTCCTCTGATGTGGCATCAGTGCTGCACCAAGGCTCCTCGCTGACTCCACGTCAGCTCTTTTGCAACGCTTTGGGGTGCCACATGCAACTTGGCTCCTGCAGACAGACCCACAGGTAGTGTGAAAGGTGGAGTGctaaaaaaaccaaccaagcaAACAAACTTGTTAGTTTTTTAATTATAAATGAGTTTCCCAAATGATGATAGCTGAATGGCCAAACGGTGTTCATGTAGCCATTGACAACTGTGAATTATGATGTCATATTTCCTGAGTGGATGTAACGGTTCAGTTTTGGATTGACATAGCTTTGCCCTTTTGCACTGAAAAATGTCTTCTCTTCTGAGTGCTGTAGCATTGCCCATTATGGTACAGCTAGGAACAAAATAGGGTGACCgtacagcaagtgtgaaaaattgggacgggggcggagggtaataggagcctatataagaaaaagagccaAAAATTGGGGCTGAACCTATAAAAtgcggacatctggtcaccctagaacaaAATGACAGTGTCATTTAGATGACACCCTCGGGCTGATAGTAGACAAATTCAGTACTCTGCTGGCAACGTGTCCATCCttaccttttcttttttcagGCTAGCCAACACAAAAGCAAATGTAAAGGCTGCATTTGCAGATGACTTTGACACCTCTAGGGCTGTTGCTGCAATTATGGACCTCATTCACCATGGCAACAGACAGCTTAAGGCTGTTACTAAGGTAACCCATTAGGATAGAGAGATCAGAAAATGACAGCTGTCTACAGTCCTACTGTTTAATTCAGACAGATTAGTTTATTGTTCACACAACAGACCAGCAGAAACAAAGCTCTACCGATTGTTGACCTTAAAGACACACATTTGTCCAGACTGCATCTCTAGAATTCTGTGCTATTGTTTTATGCTTCACTGTGTCCAAAGCACGTTTCTCTCCTGCTGCCTTGTATTCAAAGGGAAGACTTCTGAAAGACACCTGAAGGTGTTGTCATATGCCATAGGCTTTAATGCTTGTTGCACATACCTGCTTTCTACCCCCATAATACCGATAAAGAGTGGACTGGGAattgattgatttattttgtaaaaaagtCATTGTTATGACCAGGACTTCCAAGTGCATGGGGTGGCAATGGCGGTTAACACAGCACCTGTTTTATTCACCCTTCACCAGTTGCCTCTGCTATCGGCAAATCATAAATGTGATCTCAAACTGCCCCTCTAAGGCTCCAGCTACACTTCAGATCAGACGTTGGCAATTTGGGCCCCAGTTAAAACCTGATGCTGAAGCAGAGGAGGCTTTGGGTGGCTGACTGCAAGAGTTCAAGGATGGAAATACAGCAAAAGCACAGCCCTAGGGACACCTGGGTTCCGATCCTAATTTTGGCAATGATGCTATCTTTGGCCTTGGGTCAGATACTTAACTTCTCTGCTTCATTGTCCCTGACTGCTTAATTATCAGTCTCACGGTGTTCGCAGTTTGTTTTTACTGGGGCTGAGAGGGGCAAGGTTGAATATAGTAATAActcattttcagatttttttttttaaaccccatcTCCTTGTAGTCCTGTAGCAGCACCTGTCTCTGAGATCTGGACTTAGTCACAGTCTTTCCCTTTCTTTATAGAGTTCTTCTCTGAGCCACTGAGCAAATCCCTGAGTCAGTCCAGTTTAAGTCCTGGATAACCCAGCTGTTTGAATTCAAACAAAACAAGCCCTCCTCACCCTTCGGATCATTTTGATTGATAATTAAAGGGAATTCAGAAACAATCTTTCTGGTAATGTTATGCCCAGAATTGGATGCACTATTCCAGGGGCAGTTACATTTGGCTGTTCTGTGCATCTCTTTGACCATTACTATTTTCCATGGTTTGTCTCCTACGGCGTATCTGAGAGTTGGGCTTTTTGCTCTAAAGGTACGTCTGCGGTTGTTATGGCAGTGTGCAGAGTAGCACATACCCTGCACATCCTCCCAGCCCGGATATAAACAGCAGCATGGATGGTGAGGCACCGGTTTAGGCGCATAGAGTGTCCTTACATGCCAGAACTTAGGGGATGTATCGTACACGGCTCCCTGtctgcccaagcagtgcctccaaCGTCaccactgctctttttagcagtgtagtatcttgctgctggagcctttccccactgtctGCCCACCACAGTGACAAGTGTGGACACCACCTGCCTTTCACTGCAGCGTGTAGCTACACGTGTAGTCTGTGGTCCCTGTACTCTACACACGCAGCTAATCGAGATGTGCTTGTATTTCCCTAAACTGAACTCATGTCATTGTTTGCTTTTTCCCCACGTTCCTAACTGCTCTTGatccatttgtatttttttttcctggctgctggttctagctccttccagtttagtgtcctttGCAAATTTCAAGCTATTTATGGCTTATTccagtcattaatgaagatgttaaataacacctCACCAAATACCTCATTTTGATGCACCTCACTACACACCGGTCTCCCAATTTAATATTTTACTGTTGCCCTTTGCTAACCAGCCTTAGTCCCCATAAATCTTTTCTCCTGTTCTTGCTGAATGTTGAGTTCATGCTGGGTAAATATAAAAGGAGAAAATGTGCCTGCATCCATGTTTACAAATGCTGCTCCTCGGGCAACCACCACTGTCTTGCAGCCAAATACTGCCAGGGTGTCTGAAAATGGCCTTCATAGTGCCTAACTCAGCATGACAAAAGGTGACGTTTGAAGCAGTTGATGTAATTAATTAACCTGAAAAACTTCTgctgttaatttaattttcatttttcttcatgctcataggtcttgtctacatgggaaagggtgggtggggtttttttaataacCCAAAGCGGGAATTTAAAATGCGATAGTTATGAGTCCCTGGcggggacactcttattccagtatAGGAGTGTCTATGATTTAACTTAAAAGCCTTCCCAAATGACAtaaatgaaactgaaaaaaatcccacTTTTCTACCAGAATTATCCTCCGTATGGGAGGATTATACTAGCATAACTGGTACAAAAAAAAGTTTCCCAGGTAGTCAAGGCCATAGACTTCAAACCAGATATTGGCAGCTTGAGGCCTGCAGTAAACTATTGGTCAGCCagctttgttgttgttatttgtaACAGGAAGGTGGATCTCCCAGAAGCCCTGTTGTGTATGGGACCATGCTTTCCTATACAGAAGACTTCTTTAACACTGTTGGAATATCTCTTGGAGACAGACAGGTATGAAACCGCTCTAAAGATCTAGCATGGGTGGTGGTGTTTGTATTATAACAATATAGTAACAGCAGCAGCGTTACATCTTACAGAACATTTTACAAAAATATGAGCACAATCTAGGTAAAACTGGTGGTTCTGATTGTTGAAACGGATGCAGAAACACAGATGTAAATTGTGTGGGttagaagaaaaggaaaatgaaacACGGCCGAACAGTATAGAACAAAGTATGGGCTGAATTCTGCTCTTGAATATTCCTGTGCCTCTTCTATTGCGGCATTGGTGCGGTGGAAATGATTTTGGGGCGTGAAACAAGAATATGTTTGTGACTGACGTCCTTAAGTACTGGCTAAGGTAGAAATGGGGAGGAAAAGGAAACCAGTGAAACGCTAGAGCAAGAGTGCTATGTGGAGAGACGCTAAAAGCCAAAGGCAACAATCCAATAATAtatagttaaaaaataaatgggaCAGGAGCCGAGAGAGCTGTTCCAGGCTTGTTTTCTGTGGGTCCTAAAATTTGCAGGTGCTATTAAATTCTAAACAGGGAGCAAATTTCCTTTTGTGAGGTAGAAGATCCATATCATAATTTTGATGGATTCAAACAAACATCCATTTATTTatagtatatacacacacaagccttttaaaatcAGTAACTTTTCAGCCATAAATTGAGGTGGTTCCTTTGTATTACTGTGTGTGTTAGAGCAGCTTCTGATGTATTTGGCTTCTGAACAGCTGTGTATGTTAGGAGCTGGCTGTTAGTCCACACATTTGCTTTATGcatttgttgtggtttttggtGACATACTGTATTTGGGGGAATCGTGTAATTTTCATGTAGGACATATTCATCTGCATTCTGTGCCCTTTGTACCTAGCTAGGTACATGCTTTTCTGACCTTTTGCATACTGTATGGGTTCTCTAGCTTTCAGGTGGTGCTGAAGATGTTGGTGTGGGATAGGATTAGAACACTGAGAACTCTATGCCTGGTTTTTCTGGAAGAGAGTTTGTTGTAATTGAATTGAAATGATGCCTCGATAAAGGGATGACTGTTTGGATCTACTGCAAACATGCCAGAGCCACTGCCTTtggaagtggattaagctaatttggaataagagcatccacagatggagttaatcaggaatagctattctggaatgaCTTCCCTGTTTAGACAAGCCTGGAGTAGTTGTCTCAGTTTGCCACTTGCCTAGCCATTGTTGGATGGTAAAGTTTCTGTAGGCATCTGAAAGTCAAGTCTTAAGGAGGGATTTGGACATGGATAAGAGGCAAAGGTGCCTCACAACTGGAATAAGTTACACTAGCAAAGCATGGTTACACCACTATAACTGTGTCCAGTATAGCTAAAGCCGTACAACTTTGTGGGTAGCAaaagtgtgattgcagcatggaCTAGCATTACCTGCTCCAGCTTTGATCTAGATCTCACAGTTCAAAATACCAGTGAAGACATGATGGCATGAACATGTGACACGAGTATCTTCCCAGGATCCATGGCAGCTTGTAGAGGCTGCAACAACGCTACTGGTTTTAGCTGTGTTAGCTTGATTAAAAGCTGGCGGAGGTATGCCAACCTGTGCTGTAATCAGACTCCTGATTGCAACGTACACATgccttgtgtgtagacaagcccttacttcaGAATGTACTCTGTTGAATGAATACTGCTTAACTCATTTTCTGATGTAATATTTTAATGCTGCTGCTTTTGATTTATAGGTTGTTCCAGAAAACAAAAATTTAGCTACGCTTTCCAATGTGATTGATGAGCTAGTGAGCTTCCGTGTCAAGGTGCGGAATTATGCTCTTGCTATGCCTGGAGCAACAGAAGCAGTGCAGGTGGAAGAAGGTACCATTCTaacaaaggaaacaaaacagaaagagagagagacaaaacagcAGTTATTTCTGGAGCGAGAACCTCTTCTGCAGGCTTGTGACAACCTGCGGCGAGACCTTGCTGCATTTGGAATCAACATAAAGGTTTGAGAAAATATTGTCTTTGCAACTCCTTTAGTaattcatagaatcgtagaactggaagggacctcgagagatcatctagtccagtcccctgcactcatggcaggactaagtattatctagaccatccctgacaggtgtttgtctaacctgctcttaaaaatccccaatgatggagattcctcaacctccctaggcaatgtattccagtgcttaaccattctGACAGTTAAGGAGGTTTCTCCTAATGTCCACCCTAAACCGTCTgtaaacgggccgactcacccctgccgcgcctcctgctggttcca
Proteins encoded:
- the CARS2 gene encoding probable cysteine--tRNA ligase, mitochondrial isoform X6; the protein is MYKRKWLIVISDMSKILPCGRQLNLKNFIGLLPGEKEDLAGTSSALQFRVFGSQLDIHTGGIDLAFPHHENEIAQSEVYHQCEQWGNYFLHSGHLLIKGSQEKMSKSLKNYITIKDFLTKNSADEFRMFCLRSKYRSAIEFGDDSMNDAKNLLQAISSFISDANAYMKGQLVCDPIKEDVLWEMLANTKANVKAAFADDFDTSRAVAAIMDLIHHGNRQLKAVTKEGGSPRSPVVYGTMLSYTEDFFNTVGISLGDRQVVPENKNLATLSNVIDELVSFRVKVRNYALAMPGATEAVQVEEGTILTKETKQKERETKQQLFLEREPLLQACDNLRRDLAAFGINIKDRGTTSTWEVVDQPREEQRTETGSRYSTGT
- the CARS2 gene encoding probable cysteine--tRNA ligase, mitochondrial isoform X5, whose translation is MLMQPPKLIVISDMSKILPCGRQLNLKNFIGLLPGEKEDLAGTSSALQFRVFGSQLDIHTGGIDLAFPHHENEIAQSEVYHQCEQWGNYFLHSGHLLIKGSQEKMSKSLKNYITIKDFLTKNSADEFRMFCLRSKYRSAIEFGDDSMNDAKNLLQAISSFISDANAYMKGQLVCDPIKEDVLWEMLANTKANVKAAFADDFDTSRAVAAIMDLIHHGNRQLKAVTKEGGSPRSPVVYGTMLSYTEDFFNTVGISLGDRQVVPENKNLATLSNVIDELVSFRVKVRNYALAMPGATEAVQVEEGTILTKETKQKERETKQQLFLEREPLLQACDNLRRDLAAFGINIKDRGTTSTWEVVDQPREEQRTETGSRYSTGT